A genomic stretch from Flavobacterium humidisoli includes:
- a CDS encoding OprO/OprP family phosphate-selective porin: protein MNRNFLLLILSFLLSMKCTGQFSEPVDSIEVKEISGSNDMQSYIMPDVPKELFRWAKYDGNSFSYKVGLVPIVDYTGFLQNQESKRQVGLQDNQFDLRSARISVGGFFHAGTKVRYFFSLEYKGFDRAPESKGIGITDAYLEVPIGLNAGKIRFGKIKETFVYEMVGDAANLPQMERILNPFFNSRNIGIMYMNYAFKDRMTFAAGWYNNWFVDGQTFKESADTYSARITGLPIFKNDGSEFLHLGASMRYVQTEGGIFRYKDRNESNVTDYYIDTGNIPSKQIWNLGLEAQYTFDRFSILGEYVNSWCDVIGDSNLNLSGYYIAGSYVFTGKQRPYDKKAAYARRIMPMEKGGVWEAVIRVSYLDFNNQNVDGGILHKLHLGLNWWATQHWHFGVGYGLSQLKKDNLLGVTNSFLTRLQWVY, encoded by the coding sequence ATGAATAGAAATTTTTTATTGCTTATATTAAGCTTTTTGCTTTCTATGAAATGCACAGGCCAGTTTTCTGAACCAGTTGATTCTATTGAGGTTAAAGAAATATCTGGCTCTAATGATATGCAAAGTTATATAATGCCGGATGTTCCAAAGGAACTTTTTAGATGGGCAAAATATGATGGAAACAGTTTTTCTTATAAGGTAGGTCTTGTTCCTATAGTTGATTATACTGGTTTTCTGCAAAACCAGGAAAGTAAGAGACAGGTAGGTTTACAGGATAACCAGTTTGATTTGCGTTCAGCTCGTATTTCAGTGGGAGGATTTTTTCATGCCGGAACAAAAGTGCGATATTTTTTTAGTTTGGAATACAAAGGCTTTGACAGGGCTCCAGAGAGCAAAGGAATTGGCATAACAGATGCGTACCTTGAGGTGCCTATTGGTTTGAATGCAGGAAAAATCAGATTTGGTAAAATTAAAGAGACCTTTGTATATGAAATGGTAGGTGATGCGGCAAATCTGCCGCAGATGGAACGGATTTTAAACCCATTTTTTAATTCGAGAAATATCGGCATTATGTATATGAACTATGCATTTAAAGATAGGATGACTTTTGCTGCCGGCTGGTATAATAACTGGTTTGTAGACGGCCAGACCTTTAAAGAAAGTGCAGACACTTATAGCGCAAGGATTACTGGTCTTCCAATTTTTAAAAATGACGGCAGCGAATTTCTGCACTTGGGGGCTTCTATGCGGTATGTGCAGACTGAAGGGGGGATTTTTCGTTACAAAGACAGAAATGAGTCTAATGTTACAGATTATTATATTGATACTGGTAATATACCTTCAAAACAGATATGGAATCTTGGTTTGGAAGCCCAGTATACTTTTGATCGATTTTCGATTTTAGGAGAATATGTTAATTCGTGGTGTGACGTTATTGGTGATTCCAACCTTAATTTAAGCGGATATTATATAGCGGGAAGTTATGTTTTTACAGGTAAACAAAGGCCATACGACAAAAAAGCTGCTTATGCCAGACGTATTATGCCGATGGAAAAAGGGGGGGTATGGGAAGCGGTCATCAGGGTTTCATACTTAGACTTTAATAATCAGAACGTAGATGGCGGAATACTGCATAAGCTTCATCTCGGACTTAATTGGTGGGCTACTCAGCATTGGCATTTTGGTGTTGGTTATGGACTAAGCCAATTAAAAAAAGATAATCTTTTAGGTGTTACGAATAGTTTTCTGACACGCCTGCAGTGGGTGTACTGA
- a CDS encoding integrase core domain-containing protein has product MELGIVHRYARPYGPLTNGKAERFWKTLDEYLLGDTDFDSQEESKEVLLQ; this is encoded by the coding sequence ATGGAATTAGGAATAGTCCATAGATATGCAAGACCTTACGGTCCGCTGACCAATGGCAAGGCTGAACGTTTTTGGAAGACTCTTGATGAATATTTATTAGGGGACACTGATTTTGATTCGCAAGAAGAGTCAAAAGAAGTATTATTACAATAG
- a CDS encoding type IX secretion system membrane protein PorP/SprF, with protein MFFLGYGYDFETNKLMKFNSDTHKLFLRYEVSNRCKCYF; from the coding sequence ATCTTTTTTTTAGGATATGGATATGATTTTGAAACAAATAAGCTTATGAAATTTAATTCAGACACTCATAAACTCTTTTTGAGATATGAGGTGTCCAATAGATGTAAATGTTATTTTTGA
- a CDS encoding T9SS type B sorting domain-containing protein, with the protein MGLYKLRFFLIFLILPFASMHSQVTYEFCATAKYGNTITMDFKVHNNTSAAIQDYNFAFNWKGVSNVIMWSGMDVVQNGNSGIVELKKTTWGNALRVGTNTFSITMDYVPGMFPPSQGTLNGASIKGITCYTPPAIENFKCEKKISSICAIKPAGANGNEIKIGEGSVWAWGQRVDVYVPENRKGWAIGMAVSHALFTNLMGFDAMSINEYFATTIQEINAGCEGSRLIAPSWVTKKYPYQDLINGGMNCYDTTGKVAAGYFQQEMGGSWMEMFMNYPCFIPQVPKNSFIGDPAIGASFEFQSIVKTYHDYRNIAFWQYVKCWNPIGFIKDSKDPYAAVKILSLAYNQGMNSGAFEPVFVKNRAAALGAANLMDYISPASPSGLDRLYAEQINRLTKVLDNRIADISWTDAAIWGVTDKSAHSFRGFYDSQIAWSDVEDYIKKITPFYAVFGVTESNFTAAVKPAFDRINAGNSISFRYQMHDVIDAIVVFLPAFDPKKGLSEVYGHESNTCFAPTAKMEGSDGGCGKDLGLRVYFSGTPPYKFTYKRTDVSPEAVYPEITTSQNPYLIDSSSLAEGTYAIIAISDANSAGEVVCEPIEIKNDGVALSAKLVKEGGGACTGTDSGIKVEIIGTGPGPFTIEYEKDGVAQPSVAAAGSSKILIPSPAPKGTYRLTKISSAGCSAALNESLVIDDAAVPVPSAQLVKYGEGLCAGTVGGIQLEITSAESGPFIIEYQKDGVLQPAAAISGSPHILVPAPAPKGTYKLTKITSSNCDYPLNNTLIIDDIAASKVKIDGKPLFCKQSAAILEAVTDPAAADIDSYQWFRDDENIQGADKKTYNAGQEGYYSVKITDKNGCESESPNVKVTEKCPDDGENPVQDDYPKFFTPNGDGHNDTWHFKNFDKYKKAQIRIFDRYGKFIIELSEHSPGWDGTCNNSPLFATDYWFVITYQDPDNLSVQRTYRGHFSLKR; encoded by the coding sequence ATGGGCTTATACAAATTACGTTTTTTTTTAATTTTCTTGATTCTTCCTTTTGCCAGTATGCATTCTCAGGTTACTTATGAGTTTTGCGCAACTGCCAAATACGGCAATACGATCACTATGGACTTTAAAGTCCATAACAATACCAGCGCTGCTATACAGGACTATAATTTTGCTTTTAATTGGAAAGGGGTCTCGAATGTTATTATGTGGTCGGGAATGGATGTTGTTCAAAATGGGAATAGCGGTATAGTCGAACTTAAAAAAACGACTTGGGGGAATGCTCTGAGAGTAGGCACCAACACTTTTAGCATAACTATGGATTATGTGCCTGGGATGTTTCCGCCGTCTCAGGGCACATTAAATGGTGCTTCCATAAAAGGAATTACCTGTTATACCCCTCCTGCCATCGAGAATTTTAAATGCGAAAAAAAAATCAGCAGTATCTGTGCCATAAAACCTGCAGGAGCTAATGGAAATGAAATAAAAATTGGGGAAGGCTCTGTTTGGGCTTGGGGTCAGCGGGTCGATGTCTATGTTCCCGAAAACAGAAAAGGCTGGGCTATCGGTATGGCCGTTTCTCATGCTTTGTTCACAAACCTAATGGGATTTGATGCCATGAGCATCAACGAATATTTTGCCACAACAATTCAGGAAATTAATGCAGGTTGTGAAGGAAGCAGGCTTATTGCTCCGAGCTGGGTTACAAAAAAATATCCGTATCAGGATTTGATAAACGGCGGAATGAATTGTTATGATACCACAGGGAAGGTTGCTGCGGGATATTTTCAGCAGGAAATGGGAGGAAGCTGGATGGAGATGTTTATGAACTATCCTTGTTTTATACCTCAGGTACCTAAAAACAGCTTTATAGGCGATCCGGCCATTGGGGCAAGTTTTGAGTTTCAATCTATTGTAAAGACGTATCACGATTACAGAAATATTGCTTTCTGGCAATATGTTAAATGCTGGAATCCTATAGGATTTATAAAAGACTCAAAAGATCCCTATGCAGCGGTCAAAATTTTGTCTTTGGCCTATAATCAGGGAATGAACAGCGGCGCTTTTGAGCCGGTTTTCGTTAAAAATCGTGCGGCTGCTCTGGGGGCGGCAAACCTGATGGATTATATTTCTCCGGCTTCGCCTTCGGGTTTGGACCGTCTTTATGCAGAACAGATTAATAGGCTCACAAAGGTATTAGACAATAGGATAGCGGATATAAGCTGGACTGATGCTGCCATTTGGGGCGTAACGGATAAATCGGCCCATAGTTTTAGAGGGTTTTACGACTCTCAGATTGCATGGAGTGACGTAGAGGATTATATAAAAAAAATTACGCCTTTTTATGCTGTTTTCGGGGTAACCGAATCCAATTTTACTGCTGCTGTCAAACCTGCTTTTGATCGTATCAATGCGGGAAATTCGATCTCTTTTAGATACCAAATGCACGATGTGATAGATGCAATCGTTGTCTTCCTGCCTGCCTTTGATCCTAAAAAAGGATTGTCTGAAGTTTATGGCCACGAATCAAACACTTGTTTTGCCCCAACAGCCAAAATGGAAGGCTCTGACGGTGGCTGCGGGAAAGATTTAGGCTTGAGGGTTTATTTCTCAGGTACGCCTCCTTATAAATTTACTTATAAAAGAACAGATGTGTCTCCGGAAGCTGTTTATCCGGAAATAACCACTTCACAAAATCCGTATTTGATAGATTCGTCATCTCTGGCGGAAGGAACATATGCTATTATTGCAATAAGTGATGCTAATTCTGCGGGAGAAGTAGTTTGTGAGCCAATAGAAATAAAAAACGATGGAGTGGCATTATCTGCAAAATTAGTTAAAGAAGGAGGAGGGGCATGCACGGGAACAGACTCAGGGATTAAGGTTGAGATAATCGGCACAGGACCTGGTCCTTTTACAATAGAATATGAAAAAGACGGAGTGGCCCAGCCCTCAGTGGCGGCTGCAGGGAGTTCTAAGATACTCATACCTTCCCCAGCTCCGAAAGGCACTTATAGATTAACAAAAATTTCATCTGCGGGCTGCAGTGCAGCACTGAATGAGAGTCTTGTTATTGATGACGCTGCAGTTCCTGTTCCGAGTGCCCAGCTGGTAAAATATGGAGAGGGGCTATGTGCTGGAACAGTTGGCGGAATTCAGCTAGAGATTACCAGTGCAGAATCCGGCCCTTTTATAATAGAATATCAAAAAGACGGGGTGCTGCAGCCTGCTGCTGCCATAAGCGGCAGTCCTCACATACTTGTACCTGCTCCAGCACCAAAAGGAACTTACAAGCTGACAAAAATTACGAGCAGCAACTGCGATTACCCCCTTAATAATACTCTTATTATTGATGATATTGCAGCCTCTAAGGTGAAAATAGACGGAAAGCCGCTTTTTTGCAAACAGTCAGCAGCTATTCTAGAAGCGGTAACAGATCCTGCAGCAGCAGACATCGATTCTTATCAATGGTTTAGAGATGATGAAAATATACAGGGAGCTGATAAAAAAACATACAATGCAGGTCAGGAAGGATATTATTCCGTAAAGATCACAGATAAAAATGGCTGCGAATCCGAGTCGCCAAATGTAAAAGTTACAGAAAAATGTCCGGATGACGGCGAAAATCCAGTACAGGACGATTACCCTAAATTTTTTACGCCGAATGGTGATGGACATAATGACACTTGGCATTTTAAAAACTTTGACAAATACAAAAAAGCCCAAATAAGAATTTTCGACCGTTACGGAAAGTTTATTATTGAGTTATCGGAGCATAGTCCTGGATGGGATGGCACCTGCAATAACAGTCCGCTTTTTGCTACAGATTATTGGTTTGTAATAACTTATCAGGATCCGGATAATCTGTCTGTGCAAAGAACATACAGAGGACACTTTTCATTAAAACGATAA
- a CDS encoding arylsulfatase → MKIKKLQVLKENSVLFFLCFLSVMIQTAYGQADPQRISKESFKGRINLDVRDSKEDWTPYLPKKAPAGAPNILFILYDDTGLAAWSPFGGAINMPTLQKLADSGLIYTQWHTTALCSPTRSSLLTGRNHHLNCMAAITEGAAGFPGGSGRLPKQVTTIGQILQDNGWSTFWIGKDHNVPEQDVASGGDRSTWPLQMGFDRYYGFLGGETNQWYPDLVEDNHFIEAPRGPEEGYHLSKDLADHALEYIRDQQATNPSKPWFMWYCPGANHAPHHAPEEYIAKYKGKFDEGYEAYRKWVLPRMIAKGIIPAGTEYAKLNPLPPGISNPGDEVLDWSKLKPEEKKLFSRLAEVYAGFSEYTDAQVGRVIDYLEKTGQLENTVVIYAADNGASGEGSPRGSVNENKFFNGYPDELSENLKYLDKLGGPDTYEHYPTGWAAAFSTPFKMFKRYSEYAGGTCDPLVISWPKGIKARGEVRNQFHHSTDIVPTLLDICGLEMPKVYRGVEQYPLSGVSMRYSFDAAPDSKTSKHVQYFAMLGSRALWKDGWKAVALHAPLTGKGNFDKDQWELYNTDLDRAESNDLAKKYPDKLKELIAEWNSEAQKNLVLPLDDRTAIEQLGRERPSSEPARDQYIYYPGTAPVPEGVAVNVRGRSYKIVADVNLKEANASGVVFAHGSRFGGHAMFIKNKKLYYVYNFLGISPEQTFVSNIEITPGKHVLGMEFIREKAGANGESIGMAKLYIDGKEVASGVMRTQTGKFTLSGDGLCIGFDSGDAVSREYKTPGEFKGGEIYGVAVNVGKIEYSDLNNEAKRALNRD, encoded by the coding sequence ATGAAAATCAAAAAGTTGCAAGTTTTAAAAGAAAATTCTGTGCTGTTTTTTTTATGTTTTTTATCAGTTATGATTCAAACAGCATACGGGCAAGCCGATCCTCAGCGGATAAGTAAGGAAAGTTTTAAAGGAAGGATAAATTTGGATGTCCGCGACTCCAAAGAAGACTGGACGCCATATCTGCCTAAAAAAGCACCGGCCGGGGCACCAAACATTTTATTTATATTGTATGATGATACTGGTCTTGCGGCGTGGTCTCCTTTTGGCGGAGCAATAAATATGCCTACATTGCAGAAATTGGCAGATAGCGGTCTGATTTATACCCAATGGCATACCACGGCATTATGTTCCCCTACCCGTTCTTCATTACTGACAGGAAGAAACCACCATTTAAACTGCATGGCTGCAATCACTGAGGGGGCTGCTGGTTTTCCGGGAGGAAGCGGAAGATTGCCTAAGCAGGTAACCACAATTGGGCAGATTCTTCAGGATAATGGCTGGAGTACTTTCTGGATTGGAAAAGATCATAATGTTCCTGAACAGGATGTCGCTTCTGGAGGTGATAGAAGCACATGGCCGCTGCAAATGGGTTTCGACCGATATTACGGGTTTCTTGGTGGGGAAACTAATCAATGGTATCCTGATTTAGTAGAAGATAATCATTTTATCGAGGCTCCCAGGGGACCTGAAGAAGGCTACCATCTGTCTAAAGATCTTGCTGATCATGCCTTGGAGTATATTAGGGATCAGCAGGCTACAAATCCATCAAAACCCTGGTTTATGTGGTACTGTCCGGGTGCGAACCACGCTCCCCATCATGCTCCTGAGGAATATATAGCTAAATATAAAGGCAAGTTTGATGAGGGATATGAAGCATATCGCAAATGGGTGCTCCCACGCATGATAGCAAAAGGAATAATTCCAGCAGGAACAGAATATGCAAAATTGAACCCTCTTCCGCCAGGTATTTCAAACCCTGGAGATGAGGTGCTGGACTGGAGTAAATTGAAACCTGAAGAAAAAAAATTGTTCTCACGGCTTGCCGAAGTCTATGCTGGATTCTCTGAATATACTGATGCGCAGGTGGGGCGTGTAATTGATTATCTGGAGAAGACCGGACAACTGGAAAATACCGTTGTCATTTATGCCGCTGATAATGGCGCTTCAGGGGAGGGGTCTCCAAGGGGCTCTGTGAATGAAAATAAATTTTTCAACGGCTATCCTGATGAGCTGTCTGAAAATTTAAAATATCTGGATAAATTAGGAGGGCCTGACACTTATGAACATTACCCTACAGGCTGGGCGGCTGCTTTCTCCACTCCTTTTAAGATGTTTAAAAGATATAGCGAATACGCGGGAGGAACCTGTGACCCTCTTGTTATTTCCTGGCCAAAAGGGATAAAAGCCAGGGGCGAGGTGCGAAATCAGTTTCATCATTCAACAGATATTGTGCCAACTTTATTGGACATCTGCGGTCTTGAAATGCCTAAAGTTTATCGAGGTGTTGAGCAGTATCCTTTGTCAGGTGTTTCAATGCGTTATAGTTTTGATGCCGCGCCAGACAGTAAAACCAGTAAACATGTACAGTATTTTGCCATGTTGGGCAGCCGGGCTTTATGGAAGGACGGCTGGAAAGCAGTTGCCCTTCATGCGCCTTTAACAGGAAAGGGTAATTTTGATAAAGATCAATGGGAGCTTTACAATACGGATCTTGACCGTGCTGAATCCAATGATCTGGCGAAGAAATATCCTGATAAGCTAAAAGAATTAATTGCTGAGTGGAATAGTGAAGCTCAAAAAAATCTTGTTCTGCCCCTTGATGACCGCACTGCTATAGAACAGCTTGGACGCGAGAGGCCTTCGTCTGAACCAGCGCGCGATCAGTATATTTATTATCCTGGAACAGCGCCAGTCCCAGAGGGTGTTGCAGTTAATGTGCGAGGGCGCTCTTATAAAATTGTTGCGGATGTCAATCTAAAAGAAGCAAATGCTTCTGGTGTTGTTTTTGCACACGGTTCCCGTTTTGGCGGGCATGCCATGTTTATTAAAAATAAGAAGCTGTATTATGTTTATAATTTCTTGGGAATTTCTCCAGAGCAGACTTTTGTTTCAAATATTGAAATCACGCCTGGCAAACATGTTTTAGGTATGGAATTTATTCGAGAGAAAGCTGGAGCTAATGGGGAGTCAATAGGCATGGCTAAACTTTATATCGATGGTAAGGAAGTTGCATCAGGTGTTATGAGAACGCAAACCGGCAAATTTACGCTTTCTGGTGATGGGCTCTGCATAGGATTTGACAGTGGGGATGCTGTAAGCAGGGAATACAAAACTCCTGGAGAATTCAAAGGCGGTGAGATCTATGGAGTTGCAGTGAATGTTGGAAAAATAGAATATTCTGATTTAAACAATGAAGCAAAGAGGGCTTTGAATAGAGACTAG
- a CDS encoding type IX secretion system membrane protein PorP/SprF → MIYSRILFYLALFASLSCFSQEGIAVYSDYLSDNYYLIHPSMAGAAKCDKIRLTIRNQWSGEKDAPALQTLSYNARFNERSAGGIIVYNDRNGYHSQKGAKLTYAHHIMFSRDEVALNQLSFGINASMVQSHLDETTFLESGIADPIIFGNIQNASYFNFDLGASYNFLDMYAHFTVKNALDTKRNLYTDFESGNLRKYILSGGYISGDLDRILWEPSIMFQFIERTKEKTIDLNLKAYRNFSEGMVWGGLSYRRGLDGSKAAENVSKQRLQYITPLIGFNYKKFMFAYTYSAVAGNIKFDNGAYHQITLGINLSCRKERYDCRCPAVN, encoded by the coding sequence ATGATATATTCGAGAATTTTATTTTACCTTGCACTTTTCGCATCGCTATCGTGTTTTTCTCAGGAAGGAATCGCGGTGTATTCAGATTATCTGTCGGATAATTATTATTTGATCCATCCTTCAATGGCAGGGGCGGCCAAATGCGATAAAATTAGACTGACGATCCGCAATCAATGGTCTGGAGAAAAAGATGCTCCTGCATTGCAGACCCTAAGCTATAATGCCCGTTTTAACGAGAGATCTGCAGGCGGAATTATTGTTTATAATGACAGAAACGGCTATCATTCACAAAAAGGGGCTAAACTCACCTATGCGCATCATATTATGTTTTCGCGTGATGAAGTCGCTTTAAACCAGCTCTCTTTTGGCATTAACGCCAGTATGGTGCAGAGCCATTTAGACGAAACGACCTTTCTGGAATCGGGAATTGCCGACCCTATTATTTTTGGAAATATCCAGAATGCCTCCTATTTCAATTTTGATCTTGGGGCATCCTATAATTTTCTAGATATGTATGCCCACTTTACGGTAAAGAATGCATTAGATACCAAACGGAATCTTTATACGGACTTTGAAAGCGGTAATTTAAGAAAATATATTTTGAGCGGCGGCTATATTTCTGGAGATTTGGACAGAATATTATGGGAACCATCCATAATGTTTCAGTTTATCGAAAGGACAAAAGAAAAAACGATTGACTTAAATTTAAAAGCCTACAGGAATTTCAGCGAAGGAATGGTTTGGGGCGGTTTGTCGTATCGTAGGGGTTTGGACGGGAGTAAGGCAGCGGAAAATGTTTCCAAACAGCGCTTGCAATACATAACGCCTCTTATTGGATTCAATTACAAAAAATTTATGTTCGCCTATACCTACTCGGCAGTTGCAGGCAATATAAAATTTGATAATGGAGCCTATCATCAAATAACGCTTGGCATTAATTTATCGTGCAGAAAAGAAAGATACGATTGCAGATGCCCTGCCGTAAATTAG